In Lotus japonicus ecotype B-129 chromosome 5, LjGifu_v1.2, one genomic interval encodes:
- the LOC130721433 gene encoding uncharacterized protein LOC130721433: MARRLVLRVFLGAKHMTANVVDWNGGGRVVASASTVEQAIANAFDWGRSFNVKAAASVGEVLAMRLKTEEPEIGMGGRVEFDVEKEIEKKGHDSGHKVWAVVNALKNRGVKVVISNESS; this comes from the coding sequence ATGGCGAGGAGGTTAGTTTTGCGGGTGTTTCTGGGGGCGAAGCACATGACGGCGAATGTGGTGGACTGGAACGGCGGAGGGAGGGTGGTGGCGAGTGCGTCGACGGTGGAGCAGGCGATAGCAAACGCGTTCGATTGGGGGAGGAGCTTCAACGTGAAGGCAGCAGCATCGGTCGGAGAGGTGCTGGCAATGCGGCTGAAGACGGAGGAGCCGGAGATAGGGATGGGAGGTAGAGTCGAGTTTGACGTCGAGAAGGAGATCGAGAAGAAGGGCCATGACAGTGGACACAAGGTGTGGGCGGTggttaatgctttgaagaacaGAGGCGTCAAGGTTGTCATCTCCAACGAATCATCATAG